The region GCTATTTTCATATCGCACAAATCTAcatagaaaacaataaaaaaatcaccagtTAGGATGGAATCAATTAAGAGACTATGTTTTCCCCCATTAAGCTTTCATATTTCAAGGCATTATTAGGGACAGAGACACTGTAACATCAACTTTTAAAGCATGAGTGAGATTAAAAATAGATTCGCTTCTGTACGCTATTAATTAAAAATTATTGCTGTAATCTAATGTTTCCATCTATCTCCACACAGCCTGCCCCTCCCTGCCTTAAAGAAGGGTAGTGCATTCATAAGATGTTGTATTTTTCCATATCTATAAACtatatttgaccttttttttttttttttttttttttttttttaatctagagAAATAATGCTGCTTTTATTGATCAATCAGATTTATTtcgcctcctctctctgttATTGGAGCCTGAACGCAGCCAGCCGGTGCATTGTTCCCCATCTACACAATGACTTATCACATCGATCACTGCTGCACACCAATCTGTTTGTCAACAACCAAGTTATATATCGTCAAGAAACGTGGAAATCCAAATAACAGCTGCATAAAGCATCAAAATGCGCAAGTTTGCCTAATTACAGAGGATTAGTCAGAGATGAAAAACGTCGTGTTAACAGCGGAGACGCCggctgctgcctctgctgctcctgctgcttcttcaCCTTCAATTAACTACCTCCTGAAATCTCGTCTAAACTGCCTCGGAGAGTTAAATGGGATGATATTACTTACCATGTTTTCGTTTGAGGgttaaagagggagagaaggagaagaaaatgtgaaaaatttaaaaaggtcttTGCGTCGCGTGTTGTACCCAGCGGGGTCGATGCAACAACTGCTGAATGGGAAGGAGGTGCAACGAGATTTATACGGGGCTCctgtgcaagaaaaaaaagaggttttacTACCACCATTTGGTGAGAAGTTTAAAGGCCAGCTAGTCTGTATAtacatgtaatttttttttttttttgagcaaAATGATAATTGCAAAACCTGTTAAATATGTTAATAAGGAAAACATATTGTAGTGAAGGTTATTATAGGAGGGCTGTGATTGTCATATCTATTTATAAGGACAATAAGATTTCTGCAAATGTGCCAGTGTTAGCTTGCTGGCAAATTTTCAACTGCAGTCCTTTTGGCGACATGTTCTGACACCGATGAAGTGATGATTAAAACATGTATAACATATAAATGATAGAAGACAACAAGCTGCCATGAAGACAATTTTATTTCTCATATGATCTATATAtaaatgtctctctctttttgtccaACCAGAAGATATTCAtcttacaatgatataaaacagagaaaaaagcagaTTAACTATACAGATTAATTGATAGGCTATAATCgactaaatgattaatcgtttcagtttattatcattatcttgGATTAAGGTGGATGAAGGTGATGTTTCATTAATATGTGATGAGTATGATGAGAATCTGTCTTAGATTTAATCCTTTGTTGCATATTAtgctacatactgtatgtcattttccctatttatatttttgtggcCATATATTTGAGGTATATCCCGCTGGAGGAAAAGGGGCAATTTAAACAAAGCTCATTTATTATGCATGCCGAGGAATGAGCAGATAAAGATTGAATACCTCTATTCTTTAGGTGTGGCAAAGTACAAATCAATAGAAAGCTGCTCAGTGCAAGATGTGAGTAAATTCTGTCTTAAAATCTGTGACACACGCTCGATACACCTGACGCGttataaataatgcaaaatgGCTGAATGCTTCTGCTGCAGAAGATGCTTCCATCCCACTCGAGCTGCTATCAGCTGGGTTTCCATGTTGTTCGAGCCTGCCATGGTATCAGCTCGGCATGCCAGCTCTTCTGCGCTCCTCCCTCTTTGTCCTAGATTCTCTGCAATGATGTCATTCAGTGGGCCGATCACGTGACTGCATGTCTGTGTGCCTTTGCTGTTCAGCTGGGCTGAGGTTTGGGGTGTGGGTGTGCCTTCTCTTTTTTCCGTCCTTGTTTAAGGAACTGAAAATGCCTGAATGGTCTTTTTTAGAGTGATGTGTCGTCAGTGTGGCATGATGGTTACCACTGAAGGCAGCTGGTATGTGCATTGGTCAAGGTCCTTCTGCACAGCTCTTCTgcaaaaaatgattgaaaagcCATTTAAAAAGAGGTTTGCATGTTGTTTCTGACATAATCAGCGTCTCTACGGATGCTGCAAGCCAGCAACACTTCCTCCTTGCAGCATGAACCAAAACACCCACCGTGCTGTGGGAGAAATCATCATTTATTCAGCAGGGAGTTGAGGATGCATGATTTACAACCGGCTTTTGTGGTTGTTGTACTCGGTGTGAACTGCAGGGGATGAAAGAGAAGAGCAGGAAGCTGCCGTGGCTCCCAGCCAGGACTTCTTCAGAGAACATTCTACAACCCTCCTCCCctcatcctcccctcctcctcctcctcttcctcctcctccccagcAGCTGCTAGACAGGGAGGGTCTGAGCAGCTGCACACCATgcgaagggagggaggatgggaaTGCTATAGAGATGGGAGTGGTCCTTCATGGCATGAACATGGCTGCACTGCATCCTTCAGAGAGAATATGATACCCAACATAATGACATATTTTCCATCTGTCACTTTTTGTAGGTTTTAATACAGGTGCTTTAGCTGAACTGGGTCATCAAATAAAAGAATGAAGTTGggatgtctttcttttttttttctcttaaatgaatataataagACACTGTAATATTTTGAGCTCTAGCCTCAGCAGGTCTTGACATATTTTGATGTGAGGTTTTGAGGGTGGGGCAGGAATACTGGCCTGGGGGTCCACATGGTTGGTGGCCTGTCATAcatgctctctgaaacatgttCAAGATTAATGAGAAATGGTCATTCTTGATTTATATACTGATGGACTCCACCCGATGACTCACAGATATAAATGATCACAGATATTTTTTGCTAATGACGACTTAGCATTTTGGGCTTTATGCTCTCAGGTACCACCCTCTGTGATGAtctttaatgtatatttttatggtatctaatatttaaaaatggtgGTAACTCTTTAAAAGCGTGCTTGCATACACCCACatgcacaaattaaaacagatgaacacggacacacagatacaaacataTATTGATCCAGATGTGACAAATGATCAATAAGTATTGCAGgagaaaatgaacacaaaagagtaatgcaaaatatttcacattgtgtcatttatattttccttttctacATCTTGAAAATCtataatgttttatgttgaaTTTTTATCCCtcataattttcacactttcacacaaaAACCTGCATATATCACCACATATTGCTCGTGTGTGTGACATGTGACAAATATTCTTTGAATCTCTGAGAGATACTTAAAAAAAGGGCCtagaaagagaaagtgaaagcATGTGTGAGTTCACAGAATAACGGATAAAACATTAACCTGAGTTAATGTAAGTTGAGCAGTGTCATCTTTTAAAAGCATTAGTATgacatgcagctttaaaaaaaaaattgaatgttttattgaGAAGATAAATCTGGTTTCTTTATCAGCTCGTCCACCTGATAGTAGcctgaaaatgtcaactgtGAGGCATCATCAGGTTTCACACTTTTTAACCCAGACATACTGAAAAGGCCCGTTATAACTCACACTTTACATTCACTGTGATTTGATGGTTTCACATACTTGTCTGATTTCATCCTGACTGTGGCTTGCAGGTAACTTACTGCTGCTCTTGACTTTGTGTCTCAAAATAGGGTTTATTTCAGGAAGTCAGACATTCACAAAGGTATTATTTCAGCACTTGGGGCAACTGTTGCCACAGAGTTTTCTTCTGTTGTTAGCAACCGAGGAGCTTAACTGTCCGTTAGTTTGCCGGCCCCACAAAGAACAAATTTATGGTCTCTCTCATTGAAAGCTGAATGTTTAAGACAGACTGCAACAGAGCTATCGTCCAGTTATattactgtctctttaaagaCTGACCTTTACAGTAGCCTTGATGAATTGTGTGAACAAAAGAGCTGAGCCATGCTGAAGCCATGCATCTTGTGCTGCAGCAGCCACACCCCATCATCCCCACGACAATTTATCATATTCATAGATGTATTTTTTGGTGGGGTTTTAAAAGCAGAGACCACATGAACTTGTAGGTGAACAAGTGCGTTCCcttacagacacagacacatcatGCCAAAGGATTTTGGAAAAGAGGTGTCTGGGCACTTCACATCCCCCCACACTCGGGGGCAGCTGCACTGCACCACATTAATGCTGCTATTTAAGCTGGGTCACGTGACTACCAGATAAAGGCGGTCTATGTGGATACTGGGCTGTATCCAGGCAACTCCGTTTTTCATTCCCTAGCAACGGTTAAATCTTGGGAAGAGGGCTGGGGAGGGGGGCttggggagggggaggggggtcgGTCGTCTGTTGCTCTCTGTGGCCTACATGCCCCTCATCACAGGAGAGTTTGACCTCATTTATACAGAGAGACCGAAAAATAATGATTGGAAATACAACAAAATCCTTCTACTATTAAATAAAGTCCACAGCATTATGTAAACagtgattattaaaataaattaaaaaacatgtattatgtattaataCATGACAAGCTGAATTATATAATACCAGAGGATACCTAGTTCTGGTAAAATGATAAATACACCAAAAATACAACTGATGGGAAAGCCTGGCTGGCCTCTTTGTAACACAATCCATCTTAAATTAGGTAAGCCATGTTGCAAACTGCTCATGACTCACATTTGGAGTGTATTTATTAATGCTGTCATTGGGTAGAATAACATATTACACCAAGCAGCATCCCTCTTTTTGGAAAAGGCATGCTGATTGTGCAGCGTGGAAGGCATGTATGAGTCTGAAATGGAGGCAAAAGGTTGATGAAGTTTAAAATTTAGAGGTAGATGAGTGGACTGATTACCCCATTTATGTGTGAGCTGGCTTTCAGAAAAATCAATCATATGAATTATATATGAGGCCTGCTTAgatcaaataattaatattcaaatattattCTGAAATTGAAGCATATTCTATTATAATATCTTCTATTTTGTGACACAAgctatttttcctgtttatgctTATCAGTTTATAACGTGGGAGTTCATGTTTGGCACACTTGGCTCGTCTGGTACCGGCATGCCGAAAATTACGCAGCATTTTCCTTACAATTAAAGGCGCCATGCTCGCAGCACAATACCAGGAGGATGTCGGGATGTTGGGTGGGGTCTGAGGGACGGACTGTGCAGCCCAGATACCTCTCAGCCAATAGGAAGCCTGGGATTGCCTCTGAGAGTAAAATTGACAGGGAGATGACCAATAGGAGCACAGGAGCCACCGGCGCGGGGGCTGCTCTTGCATATATACCTCTGTCCATCCTCATGCACGCCATTATCTCTTACATCGACCCCATAACTGTCGAATTGTAAGATACCCAATCAAGGAGCTTCTTCTTCAACTCTCAAGCgctaaaacagaacaaaaatggtaagacatttatttaaaagccTTTGAATGAATAGTTGAATTTGTGGTCAACAGGatgcttttcttctttaaaaaaaaaaaaaaaaaaaattatagatGTTGATTGTGGGGTGTGAGGATGAAGGGAAGGGGAgcttaatattacattataataacttGAAAGTGGGAATAATAAGAGGTGGAGatataattaaatgttacttaaaatagaaatatgtgTTGAACAAGTTAAATGCATGCAGACCAGAGAAGAGGCTGCAGGTCTTTTGGTGCGCGCTGTGGATGGATACGTGGCGAGCAGGCTGAACAAAAGAGGTTTTCATCAGATTGCAATGTGGACTGAATGAATAATGACGGCTTGAGTCCAAAACGTTACACCAGTCTGCAggattttcagttttcagccTTCAaatcccccctccctccctccatccctcctcctcctcctcgtccacCGGTCATCACTTTTGTCCTCATCGTGACAGCTCCGGCCGGCAACGTCAAACTCCTCATGCACCCGCAGGGAGGATGCGCGTCTGCAACTGTCCCACACCCAATGAAACCCAATCCGCCtggtggagggatggagagcCCTGTCAGCATGGCGCAAGGCATTAAAAATGCATAGTGCGAGGCACGGACACTGCTGAGCTGTCACCAGATGGCCGCTGCTGACATAAAGAGAGGAGACATATCTGTTACTGCTAGATCTGGCTGTTATTTCACTGCTTATAACAAATGTAATAGCACTCGGGAATACAGTTTCACTTAAAAcgtcaaagagagagagagggggagggggagggggtttCTGGTCGCAACCcagctctgattggttgacgCCATCAATTAAGATTATCAATTAAATTTAAACAGTGACGTGATAAGCAACAATGTAAGCTTGACATTTAACCCCCACTTGTTcaacacatataataataagcTTGATTGAGATTTATAAATCAATGGAAAATATGATTTGAAttctgcaaaacaaaacaatttaaatgatttaatatgttttctcttttccacTCTGACAGGTCTAAATAATGAATTTATGAGtacaaatgaatgcaaatgtaaataatctattggttttttttttgtttctgtccaCAGCGTGAGTGTATCTCTATCCACGTTGGTCAGGCTGGAGTCCAGATTGGCAATGCCTGCTGGGAGCTTTACTGCCTGGAGCATGGGATCCAGCCGGACGGACAGATGCCCAGTGACAAAGCCATCGGAGGAGGAGACGATTCCTTCAACACCTTCTTCAGTGAGACTGGAGCGGGAAAACACGTCCCCAGGGCTGTTTTTGTCGATCTGGAGCCCACAGTCATCGGTAAGTGTTATGTCTGTCGCTTCTGGCTGAAcattaataaagttaaattaaaatgaaatatgtgacatttttgCAAACCACGACTGATTCAATGTATGGTTTTGTCTCCTTAGATGAGGTACGTAGTGGGTCCTACCGCCAGCTCTTCCACCCTGAGCAGCTGATCACTGGCAAGGAGGATGCTGCCAACAACTACGCCCGAGGACACTACACCATCGGCAAAGAGATCATTGACCTGGTGCTGGACAGGATCCGCAAACTGGTGGGTGACTTCATATCAGGAAGAAATAGCTGTGATTACGATCATATGTTTGTATCTCATATTTAATCATGTCTCTTCCTCCCTGTCCTCAGTCTGACCAGTGCACAGGCCTTCAGGGTTTCCTGGTATTCCACAGCTTCGGAGGTGGCACCGGCTCTGGTTTCACCTCCCTCCTGATGGAGCGTCTGTCTGTCGACTACGGCAAGAAGTCCAAACTGGAGTTCTCCATCTACCCAGCTCCCCAGGTGTCCACCGCTGTGGTGGAGCCCTACAACTCCATCCTGACCACCCACACCACCCTGGAGCACTCTGACTGTGCCTTCATGGTAGATAACGAGGCCATCTACGATATCTGCCGTAGGAACCTCGATATCGAGCGTCCTTCCTACACCAATCTGAACAGGCTTATTGGTCAGAttgtgtcctccatcactgcttCCCTTCGTTTCGATGGTGCCCTCAATGTTGATCTGACTGAGTTCCAGACCAACTTGGTGCCATATCCCCGTATCCACTTCCCTCTGGCCACCTACGCCCCCGTCATCTCAGCTGAGAAGGCTTACCATGAGCAGCTCTCAGTCTCCGAGATCACAAACGCCTGTTTCgagccagccaatcagatggtGAAATGTGACCCTCGCCACGGCAAGTACATGGCTTGCTGCCTTCTGTACCGTGGTGATGTGGTTCCCAAAGATGTGAATGCTGCCATTGCCACCATTAAAACCAAGCGCTCCATCCAGTTTGTGGACTGGTGTCCCACTGGTTTCAAGGTTGGCATCAACTACCAGCCTCCCACCGTGGTTCCCGGTGGAGATCTGGCCAAGGTCCAGAGGGCTGTGTGCATGCTGAGCAACACCACTGCTATTGCAGAGGCCTGGGCTCGGCTTGACCACAAGTTTGACCTGATGTACGCTAAGCGTGCCTTTGTTCACTGGTATGTGGGTGAGGGTATGGAGGAGGGAGAGTTCTCTGAGGCCAGAGAGGACATGGCAGCTCTGGAGAAGGATTACGAGGAGGTTGGAGTCGACTCTGTTGACggtgagggagaggaggaaggagaggaataTTAAAAGGGACACAAAGGCGCTagtgaaacaggaaacaaatgaTTCCCTTTGCTCTTGAATACATTCCAAGCAGAAGTGTTTGTCAATTACCTCTCTGGCTGTACAGAATGaaaatcctgaaaatgtcagTTCGGCTCTGTTGTCAATAAATTTCCTGTGATGTGTAAAAAGTTGTTaaagtctgtgttttttatatatcttgAATGCTTCTTGCGAATTAAGTGAAATTGCAGAGAAatttttcagtttgtaaataaaactaaacaggTGAAGAACATGACGAAGACAAGAAAACCCAACAAATTCCTaaataagaaaattaaaatgtcttattttaaaagaaaaagctgattAAAATGATCTTTACATATGAGCTGCAAGTTGGAAAACCGAAAGAGAAATTGTACATTTCGTGTTTAATGTCTTTCCAGCTTATTGCAGCTTTAGTTCAAGTTTGGAATTACAAAATAAGGATAAAAAATGATCGTAGGGTTTATTCTCCACTAGCTCATGTTTGCTTATTACCAGAGTGAT is a window of Scomber scombrus chromosome 10, fScoSco1.1, whole genome shotgun sequence DNA encoding:
- the LOC133987484 gene encoding tubulin alpha chain-like, whose amino-acid sequence is MRECISIHVGQAGVQIGNACWELYCLEHGIQPDGQMPSDKAIGGGDDSFNTFFSETGAGKHVPRAVFVDLEPTVIDEVRSGSYRQLFHPEQLITGKEDAANNYARGHYTIGKEIIDLVLDRIRKLSDQCTGLQGFLVFHSFGGGTGSGFTSLLMERLSVDYGKKSKLEFSIYPAPQVSTAVVEPYNSILTTHTTLEHSDCAFMVDNEAIYDICRRNLDIERPSYTNLNRLIGQIVSSITASLRFDGALNVDLTEFQTNLVPYPRIHFPLATYAPVISAEKAYHEQLSVSEITNACFEPANQMVKCDPRHGKYMACCLLYRGDVVPKDVNAAIATIKTKRSIQFVDWCPTGFKVGINYQPPTVVPGGDLAKVQRAVCMLSNTTAIAEAWARLDHKFDLMYAKRAFVHWYVGEGMEEGEFSEAREDMAALEKDYEEVGVDSVDGEGEEEGEEY